The proteins below come from a single Kitasatospora sp. NBC_00315 genomic window:
- a CDS encoding tyrosine-type recombinase/integrase → MLTYDVRLYTIRQRPGRRLPFELRWKVGSKPHSKSYATKTLATGRLAEIRTAMKNGEEFDQESGLPVSELRKQTEGTWYDHAVAHAKMKWSRSSAKARAARADALATVTPGLVTDHRGAPNPRVLRQALSCWAFNFSDHRPDPPEEVEAALAWIARKSVKIGQLADSDTVRLGLEALSHLLDGSVAADNTITRKRMVYNNALQYAVERRKLPANPLQFVDWTPPETDDEIDFRWVPSPQQGRALIDAVGKVSPRGRHLKAFFGCILYAATRPSEALDIRLSNCTLPDEGWGSLLLAGSSPGVGSRWTDDGEAHEERGLKRRARKATRPVPIPPALVRLLQEHIAEFGVATDGRLFRATEGGRLLSKEWSAVWKEARRLALTPEEAETPIAGVPYSCRATAVSGWLVAGVDPVEVARRAGHSVAVLLRFYAKIVAGREDHANALIERFLGGADLEK, encoded by the coding sequence TTGCTGACATACGACGTTCGGCTTTACACGATTCGCCAACGCCCCGGCCGCCGGCTCCCGTTCGAGTTGCGGTGGAAGGTCGGGTCGAAGCCCCACTCAAAGAGCTACGCGACCAAGACCCTCGCGACCGGTCGGCTCGCCGAGATCCGCACAGCGATGAAGAACGGCGAGGAGTTCGACCAAGAGAGCGGCCTGCCGGTCTCCGAGCTGCGGAAGCAGACGGAAGGCACCTGGTACGACCACGCAGTGGCGCACGCAAAGATGAAATGGTCGCGGTCGTCGGCCAAGGCCCGTGCTGCTCGGGCCGATGCTCTGGCGACCGTCACGCCCGGGTTGGTGACGGACCATCGGGGAGCCCCTAACCCTCGCGTGCTCCGCCAGGCTCTGAGCTGCTGGGCATTCAACTTCTCCGATCACCGACCGGATCCGCCGGAGGAGGTCGAAGCCGCGCTGGCATGGATCGCCAGGAAGTCCGTCAAGATCGGTCAGTTGGCGGACTCCGACACCGTCCGATTGGGGCTGGAGGCGCTGTCCCACCTCCTGGACGGCAGCGTCGCGGCGGACAACACCATCACCCGGAAGCGGATGGTCTACAACAACGCTCTCCAGTACGCGGTTGAGCGCCGGAAGCTCCCGGCGAATCCTCTCCAGTTCGTGGACTGGACGCCACCGGAGACGGACGACGAAATCGACTTCCGTTGGGTGCCCAGCCCCCAGCAGGGACGTGCCCTGATCGACGCCGTGGGGAAGGTCTCTCCCCGGGGACGGCACCTGAAGGCGTTCTTCGGGTGCATCCTCTATGCCGCCACCCGGCCGTCTGAGGCACTGGACATCCGGCTGTCGAACTGCACGCTTCCCGATGAGGGATGGGGGTCCCTGCTGCTAGCCGGAAGCTCCCCCGGGGTCGGGTCGCGCTGGACCGACGACGGAGAGGCGCACGAGGAGCGCGGCCTGAAGCGGCGGGCGCGCAAGGCCACCCGACCGGTGCCGATTCCGCCGGCGCTCGTTCGGTTGCTCCAGGAGCACATCGCCGAGTTCGGGGTGGCCACTGACGGCCGGCTGTTCCGGGCGACAGAGGGCGGTCGGCTGCTGAGCAAGGAGTGGTCGGCCGTCTGGAAGGAGGCCCGGAGGCTCGCGCTCACCCCGGAGGAGGCGGAGACGCCGATCGCCGGCGTGCCGTACTCGTGCCGCGCCACCGCGGTGTCGGGATGGCTGGTCGCCGGCGTCGACCCGGTGGAGGTTGCCCGTCGGGCCGGGCACAGCGTGGCCGTCCTTCTCCGGTTCTACGCGAAGATCGTCGCCGGGCGGGAGGATCACGCGAATGCCCTGATCGAGCGGTTTCTTGGTGGCGCTGACCTGGAGAAGTAG
- a CDS encoding glycerophosphodiester phosphodiesterase family protein yields MTSPDLSPAAARRACAVQVVAHRGSSDALPEHTLAAYERALAEGADGFECDVRLTADGRLVCVHDRTISRVSNGRGAVSAMTLAQLEAYDFGSWKNGDTARPVLRLDSLLELVVDCGRRVDLAIETKHPVRYRGRVEAELLKALARFGIEGPGGPEGRAQARIMSFSSLALGRVRRAAPEYSRVFLFDRMLPLRLSPGGSLPGGAGIAGPGIDLVRSRPELVPALLAAGHQVHVWTVDEPADVELCLDLGVSAIITNRPAQVLARLGR; encoded by the coding sequence GTGACCAGCCCCGACCTCTCCCCCGCCGCCGCCCGCCGCGCCTGCGCCGTCCAGGTGGTCGCGCACCGCGGCTCCTCGGACGCCCTGCCGGAGCACACACTGGCCGCGTACGAGCGAGCACTCGCCGAGGGCGCGGACGGCTTCGAGTGCGACGTACGGCTGACCGCGGACGGACGGCTGGTCTGCGTGCACGACCGGACGATCTCGCGGGTCTCGAACGGCCGCGGCGCGGTCTCCGCGATGACGCTGGCCCAGCTGGAGGCGTACGACTTCGGCTCCTGGAAGAACGGCGACACGGCCCGCCCGGTGCTGCGGCTGGACAGCCTGCTGGAGCTGGTCGTCGACTGCGGCCGCCGGGTCGACCTGGCGATCGAGACCAAGCACCCGGTCCGGTACCGGGGCCGGGTCGAGGCCGAGCTGCTGAAGGCGCTGGCGCGGTTCGGCATCGAGGGCCCCGGCGGACCCGAGGGACGGGCGCAGGCCAGGATCATGAGCTTCTCCTCGCTGGCACTCGGCCGGGTACGGCGGGCGGCGCCGGAGTACTCCCGGGTGTTCCTGTTCGACCGGATGCTGCCGCTGCGGCTTTCGCCCGGCGGCTCGCTGCCGGGCGGCGCGGGCATCGCCGGGCCGGGGATCGACCTGGTGCGCTCCCGCCCCGAGCTGGTGCCGGCCCTGCTTGCGGCCGGCCACCAGGTGCACGTGTGGACCGTGGACGAACCGGCCGACGTCGAGCTCTGCCTGGATCTCGGGGTGTCGGCGATCATCACCAACCGCCCGGCCCAGGTGCTCGCCCGGCTCGGGCGGTAG
- a CDS encoding cytosine permease encodes MPEPQDGLHPSVAVLERPGPSGHAEAPLVLDTEPPRTLSFRDQFALWLNLGVSLIGFTSAATVLGTAGQELSFAAAVVAIVAGTAIGTAMLAVAALIGARTGAPAMANLRGLFGTRLSYVPTVLNIAQCVGWGVFELIVIAGGAQTVAGTDGYRWLFVVLAGALTTVLTIWPLGAIAVLRKYVAVAVGIAMVYFTVQLGRQGFPDPGAGNWHGFLHSTDAVVAVSISFVPLAADYTRHSRTPSASFWGTFSGYTLAQVWCYVLGLIALLQSGGDTEKIFSSFTGVWAGWAFLLVLVLRETDQSFANVYSTAMSIHNLFPRVDRRLLTGGIGLLITVLALQIKQFTDTYNNFLYLIGSVFVPLFAVLAVDYFLGAGRRGWNLSERAPSRPLMLLPWALGFATYQFIAPTAVAGWWVDFWTAAQTRLHFTPQSWTSASLLSFLVPALVTWALTPLTRDRSDATTD; translated from the coding sequence TTGCCCGAGCCGCAGGACGGACTTCACCCGTCCGTCGCCGTGCTGGAGCGCCCCGGACCGAGCGGGCACGCGGAGGCCCCGCTCGTCCTCGACACCGAGCCGCCGCGCACGCTGTCCTTCAGGGACCAGTTCGCGCTCTGGCTGAACCTGGGCGTCAGCCTGATCGGCTTCACCAGCGCCGCGACCGTGCTGGGCACGGCGGGCCAGGAGCTGTCCTTCGCCGCAGCCGTCGTCGCGATCGTCGCGGGCACGGCGATCGGTACGGCGATGCTCGCCGTCGCCGCGCTGATCGGCGCCCGGACGGGGGCGCCGGCGATGGCGAACCTGCGCGGGCTGTTCGGCACCCGGCTGAGCTACGTCCCGACCGTGCTGAACATCGCGCAGTGCGTCGGCTGGGGCGTCTTCGAACTGATCGTGATCGCGGGGGGCGCCCAGACGGTGGCCGGCACCGACGGGTACCGCTGGCTGTTCGTGGTCCTGGCGGGCGCGCTGACCACCGTGCTGACCATCTGGCCGCTCGGCGCGATCGCCGTGCTGCGCAAGTACGTGGCCGTGGCGGTGGGCATCGCGATGGTGTACTTCACCGTCCAGCTGGGCCGGCAGGGCTTCCCCGACCCGGGGGCGGGCAACTGGCACGGCTTCCTGCACTCGACCGACGCGGTCGTCGCGGTGTCGATCTCCTTCGTGCCGCTGGCCGCCGACTACACACGGCACTCCCGGACGCCGTCGGCCTCCTTCTGGGGCACCTTCTCCGGCTACACCCTCGCCCAGGTCTGGTGCTACGTGCTGGGCCTGATCGCGCTGCTGCAGTCCGGCGGTGACACCGAGAAGATCTTCTCCTCGTTCACCGGCGTCTGGGCGGGCTGGGCGTTCCTGCTGGTGCTGGTGCTGCGGGAGACCGACCAGTCGTTCGCCAACGTCTACTCGACCGCCATGTCGATCCACAACCTCTTCCCGCGGGTCGACCGCCGGCTGCTGACCGGCGGGATCGGCCTGCTGATCACCGTGCTGGCACTGCAGATCAAGCAGTTCACCGACACGTACAACAACTTCCTCTACCTGATCGGCTCGGTCTTCGTCCCGCTGTTCGCGGTGCTCGCCGTCGACTACTTCCTCGGCGCGGGCCGCCGCGGCTGGAACCTCTCCGAGCGGGCGCCGTCGCGACCGCTGATGCTGCTGCCGTGGGCGCTGGGCTTCGCCACCTACCAGTTCATCGCGCCGACCGCCGTCGCCGGCTGGTGGGTGGACTTCTGGACGGCCGCACAGACCAGGCTGCACTTCACCCCGCAGTCGTGGACCTCGGCCTCGCTCCTCAGCTTCCTGGTGCCCGCCCTGGTCACCTGGGCCCTCACCCCGCTGACCCGGGACCGGAGCGACGCGACGACCGACTGA
- a CDS encoding ATP-binding protein — protein MVDDAVLILSELLSNACRYARPLGRLLDLGERSEAEVVDNVLVGLPSGYPTGESARPVHGGPDGRDGDRRPVLAEQDGGVLIRWQLRPDGMLTLEVTDGGAPTRPLPSSPSLTSRGGRGLSIVGRLSDDWGVRDAPGEVTVWACLPTRARHARRGGSDARSA, from the coding sequence GTGGTCGACGACGCGGTTCTGATCCTGTCCGAACTGCTCAGCAATGCCTGCCGCTACGCGAGACCGCTCGGCCGGCTGCTCGACCTGGGCGAGCGGAGCGAGGCCGAGGTGGTGGACAACGTGCTGGTCGGCCTGCCCTCCGGCTACCCGACGGGCGAGAGCGCCCGCCCGGTCCACGGCGGCCCGGACGGCCGCGACGGCGACCGGCGACCGGTCCTCGCCGAGCAGGACGGCGGTGTCCTGATCCGCTGGCAGCTGCGCCCGGACGGGATGCTGACCCTGGAGGTCACCGACGGCGGCGCACCGACCCGGCCACTGCCCTCCAGCCCCTCGCTGACCTCGCGCGGCGGGCGCGGCCTGAGCATCGTCGGCCGGCTGTCCGACGACTGGGGGGTACGGGACGCCCCCGGCGAGGTCACGGTGTGGGCCTGTCTGCCGACCCGGGCCCGGCACGCCCGGCGGGGCGGGAGCGACGCGCGAAGCGCGTGA
- a CDS encoding DUF3631 domain-containing protein translates to MTEAPSPNSPTPQEGAAVLDAVEAHHRRFNVFPSEAAYVAVTLWDAHTHLLDCFESTPRIAFLSPEPGSGKTRALEIIETLTPRPMLTTDVSPAALFRSVSDPEARPTMLFDEIDTTFGPKAAGNEDLRGLINSGHRRSGVVLRCVGDGSTQTVQPFPVYAALAMGGLGDLPDTIMSRSVIVRMRRRAPNEKVQPYRERIHKPEGHVLRDRLAAWASTVRDQLHDAWPELPDGISDRPADVWEPLIAVADAAGGHWPERARAACVQLVTASKANDKGSIGIRLLADLRDVFAGAERLLSAELLSKLAELDDAPWADLDGKPITARALARMLGDYVTADNDPIKPRNIKTGPKSSAKGYYAADLADAWLRYCPPRSQESATPATAATAQVRALFPVADTPPVADTHPLPAPEPALTATSLP, encoded by the coding sequence ATGACCGAAGCTCCCAGCCCGAACAGCCCCACCCCGCAGGAGGGCGCCGCCGTGCTGGACGCGGTCGAGGCCCACCACCGGCGCTTCAACGTCTTCCCGTCGGAAGCCGCCTACGTGGCCGTGACCCTGTGGGACGCCCACACCCACCTGCTCGACTGCTTCGAGTCCACGCCGCGCATCGCGTTCCTCTCCCCGGAACCCGGCAGCGGCAAGACCCGCGCCCTGGAGATCATCGAAACGCTCACCCCGAGGCCGATGCTCACCACCGACGTCAGCCCGGCCGCGCTGTTCCGCTCCGTGTCCGACCCCGAGGCCCGGCCCACCATGCTGTTCGACGAGATCGACACCACCTTCGGTCCCAAGGCCGCCGGGAACGAAGACCTGCGCGGGCTCATCAACTCCGGTCACCGCCGCAGCGGCGTCGTCCTGCGGTGCGTCGGCGACGGCTCCACCCAGACCGTCCAGCCCTTCCCCGTCTACGCCGCCCTCGCCATGGGCGGACTCGGCGACCTGCCCGACACCATCATGAGCCGCTCAGTCATTGTCCGGATGCGCCGTCGCGCCCCCAACGAGAAGGTCCAGCCGTACCGGGAGCGCATCCACAAGCCTGAAGGGCACGTCCTACGTGACCGCCTGGCAGCCTGGGCCAGCACGGTCCGCGACCAGCTCCACGACGCATGGCCCGAGCTTCCCGACGGCATCAGCGACCGCCCGGCCGACGTGTGGGAACCGCTCATCGCGGTCGCCGACGCCGCCGGCGGCCACTGGCCCGAGCGGGCCCGCGCGGCCTGCGTCCAGCTCGTCACCGCCTCCAAGGCCAACGACAAGGGCTCCATCGGCATCCGCCTCCTCGCCGACCTGCGGGACGTCTTCGCCGGCGCCGAACGACTGCTCAGCGCCGAACTGCTGAGCAAGCTCGCCGAGCTGGACGACGCGCCGTGGGCCGACCTCGACGGCAAGCCCATCACCGCCCGCGCCCTCGCCCGGATGCTCGGCGACTACGTCACCGCCGACAACGACCCCATCAAGCCCCGCAACATCAAAACCGGCCCCAAGAGCAGCGCCAAGGGCTACTACGCCGCCGACCTCGCCGACGCCTGGCTGCGCTACTGCCCGCCCCGCTCCCAGGAATCCGCTACTCCCGCTACTGCCGCTACCGCGCAGGTCAGAGCCCTGTTTCCGGTAGCGGATACGCCCCCAGTAGCGGATACGCATCCGCTACCCGCACCCGAACCGGCCCTCACGGCAACGAGCCTGCCGTAG
- a CDS encoding helix-turn-helix transcriptional regulator, producing the protein MPKQEHLKLPAILEELAMSRSAFYRMVSRGQGPKLLKLPNGHIRVRRIDLDAWWAGLEQDAA; encoded by the coding sequence ATGCCCAAGCAGGAACACCTGAAGCTCCCCGCGATCCTGGAGGAGCTCGCCATGTCCCGGTCCGCCTTCTACCGGATGGTCTCCCGGGGCCAGGGTCCGAAGCTCCTCAAGCTCCCCAACGGTCATATCCGGGTGCGTCGAATCGACCTGGACGCCTGGTGGGCCGGGCTGGAGCAGGACGCCGCTTAG
- a CDS encoding S1C family serine protease — MSTERESGSTGPQGEQTSGGHGVVGPAPDGPAQPPQSAPAGVGTPAVADSPQTLAFGKLSAPEPAPAAPPAPPAPAAPAPPAYLDAPPPVLPPAPAAPGYQDAPPPANPYAAPVAAPVHAAHDPYAPAPGAQPAPADPYAAPAQAPAEHAHHPFGAGQPLGGWGAQDHAGGTFAGSGGPGLPGYPGEYPGAAPGGPRKKRGGLIALIAAVALVAGVAGGVVGAAVNDGGDTVSSASDNRSTTVQAGNTQKNEAAPGSVAGIAQKALPSTVTIKAENSTESGTGTGFVFDTEGHILTNNHVVAPAASGGKLTVKFADGSSYSASVIGRAEGYDVAVVKLDNPPKDKLSPLPLGDSDKVNVGDATIAIGAPYGLESTVTTGIISAKDRPVASGDETGAQASYMNALQTDASINPGNSGGPLLDSGGAVIGINSAIQSNTSGSGRAGSIGLGFAIPINQAKWVASTLIETKTPVYAILGVLRNDDYKGDGAQIQTAAVQGTPAVTPGGPADKAGLKAGDVITKLGGSPIENGPALVSKIWTHKPGDTVDVEYTRDGKTATTKVTLGERKGDSS; from the coding sequence GTGAGCACCGAGCGCGAGAGTGGGTCCACCGGGCCGCAGGGGGAGCAGACCTCCGGCGGTCACGGGGTGGTGGGTCCGGCGCCTGACGGTCCGGCCCAGCCGCCGCAGTCCGCTCCGGCGGGCGTCGGTACGCCGGCCGTCGCGGACTCCCCGCAGACGCTGGCCTTCGGCAAGCTGAGCGCCCCGGAGCCGGCTCCGGCGGCTCCCCCCGCCCCGCCGGCTCCGGCCGCGCCCGCCCCGCCCGCGTACCTGGACGCGCCGCCGCCGGTCCTCCCCCCGGCCCCCGCCGCGCCCGGCTACCAGGACGCGCCGCCGCCGGCCAACCCGTACGCCGCGCCCGTCGCGGCACCGGTCCACGCCGCCCACGACCCGTACGCCCCGGCGCCCGGCGCCCAGCCGGCGCCCGCCGACCCCTACGCCGCTCCGGCGCAGGCTCCCGCCGAGCACGCCCACCACCCCTTCGGGGCCGGCCAGCCGCTCGGCGGCTGGGGCGCCCAGGACCACGCCGGCGGCACCTTCGCCGGCTCCGGCGGACCGGGCCTGCCCGGTTACCCGGGCGAGTACCCGGGTGCCGCGCCCGGTGGCCCGCGCAAGAAGCGCGGCGGTCTGATCGCGCTGATCGCCGCCGTCGCCCTGGTCGCCGGTGTGGCCGGTGGGGTGGTGGGCGCCGCGGTCAACGACGGCGGCGACACGGTCAGCTCCGCCAGTGACAACCGCAGCACCACCGTCCAGGCCGGCAACACGCAGAAGAACGAGGCCGCCCCCGGCTCGGTCGCCGGGATCGCCCAGAAGGCGCTGCCCAGCACGGTCACCATCAAGGCCGAGAACAGCACCGAGTCCGGCACCGGCACCGGCTTCGTCTTCGACACCGAGGGCCACATCCTCACCAACAACCACGTGGTCGCGCCGGCCGCCAGTGGCGGCAAGCTGACCGTCAAGTTCGCCGACGGCTCGTCCTACTCGGCCTCCGTGATCGGCCGCGCCGAGGGCTACGACGTCGCGGTGGTCAAGCTCGACAACCCGCCGAAGGACAAGCTCAGCCCCCTCCCGCTCGGCGACTCGGACAAGGTCAACGTCGGCGACGCGACCATCGCGATCGGTGCTCCGTACGGCCTGGAGTCCACCGTCACCACCGGCATCATCAGCGCCAAGGACCGCCCGGTCGCCTCCGGCGACGAGACCGGCGCGCAGGCCTCGTACATGAACGCCCTGCAGACCGACGCCTCGATCAACCCGGGCAACTCCGGCGGCCCGCTGCTCGACTCCGGCGGCGCGGTGATCGGCATCAACTCGGCGATCCAGTCCAACACCTCGGGCAGCGGCCGGGCCGGCAGCATCGGCCTCGGCTTCGCCATCCCGATCAACCAGGCCAAGTGGGTCGCCTCGACCCTGATCGAGACCAAGACCCCCGTCTACGCGATCCTCGGCGTGCTCCGCAACGACGACTACAAGGGCGACGGCGCCCAGATCCAGACCGCCGCCGTCCAGGGCACCCCGGCCGTCACCCCCGGCGGCCCCGCCGACAAGGCCGGCCTCAAGGCGGGCGATGTCATCACCAAGCTCGGTGGCAGCCCGATCGAGAACGGTCCCGCCCTGGTCAGCAAGATCTGGACGCACAAGCCCGGCGACACCGTCGACGTCGAGTACACCCGCGACGGCAAGACCGCCACGACCAAGGTCACCCTCGGCGAGCGCAAGGGCGACAGCAGCTGA
- a CDS encoding bifunctional DNA primase/polymerase — protein MNARALPGTRAAAARLPARPSAQPALLAAALGAAARGWHVFPLTPNTKRPAVSSWEQRATTDPVRIRRCWGAGPFNVGIACGPSGLVVIDLDTPKNGAHPPAEWAEPGITDGTDVLAELFHRAGLPVPDQTFRVRTCRDGRHLYFAAPGGPVQPNTVGRLGWLIDSRSAGGYVVAAGSVVDGATYRVELDLPPLPLPALLLISEKTITARPAPARTSGRISDPAAWANTALDRECDKVATTREGGRNHALVGAARSLARMVATSHLSRTEVEDRLTAAANAAGIGDAEAARTIRSGLDWGLANTNVGRAA, from the coding sequence GTGAACGCCCGCGCGCTGCCCGGTACCCGCGCCGCAGCCGCACGGTTGCCCGCGCGGCCGAGTGCACAGCCCGCCCTGCTCGCCGCCGCCCTCGGCGCGGCCGCACGCGGATGGCACGTCTTCCCGCTCACCCCGAACACCAAGCGCCCCGCCGTCTCCAGCTGGGAGCAGCGAGCCACCACCGATCCGGTGCGGATCCGGCGGTGCTGGGGCGCCGGGCCGTTCAACGTCGGTATCGCGTGCGGCCCATCGGGGCTGGTCGTGATCGACCTCGACACCCCGAAGAACGGTGCCCACCCGCCGGCGGAGTGGGCGGAGCCGGGGATCACGGACGGCACTGACGTGTTGGCCGAACTGTTCCACCGGGCCGGGCTGCCGGTACCGGACCAGACGTTCCGAGTGCGGACCTGCCGGGACGGGCGTCACCTGTACTTCGCGGCGCCCGGCGGGCCGGTGCAGCCGAACACGGTCGGCAGGCTGGGTTGGCTGATCGACAGCCGGTCCGCCGGCGGGTACGTCGTCGCCGCCGGTTCGGTCGTGGACGGCGCCACCTACCGCGTGGAACTCGACCTGCCGCCCCTGCCACTTCCCGCTCTTTTGCTGATCAGCGAAAAGACCATCACCGCCCGGCCCGCACCCGCGCGCACGTCGGGGCGGATCTCCGACCCCGCCGCGTGGGCGAACACGGCGCTGGACCGGGAGTGCGACAAGGTCGCCACCACCCGCGAGGGCGGACGCAACCACGCACTGGTCGGCGCGGCCCGGTCCCTGGCCCGGATGGTCGCCACCAGCCACCTCAGCCGCACCGAGGTCGAGGACCGGCTCACCGCCGCCGCCAACGCCGCCGGGATCGGTGACGCCGAAGCCGCGCGCACCATCCGCTCCGGCCTCGACTGGGGCCTCGCCAACACCAACGTAGGACGGGCCGCATGA